The window GGTGTCTTTTGTAGAGCCCATCACCTTCCTTAGGACTAGGTCTCCAACCTGGAAGTCCCTGTGTCTGACCTTGGAGTTGTAATACTTGGCCATGAGATTCTGATATCGTGCTAATCTCTATTCAACTGTTTCTCTTACTTCATCCACCAAATCAAGTTGTAGGTGCATAGCTTCATCGTTCTTGCCTTCATTATGGTTGTCTACCCTGTAGCTTGTAAGTCCCACTTCAGCCATTATGATTGCTTCGCTTCCGTATGCTAGTCGAAATGGGGTTTCTCTAGTAGGTGTCCTTGTCATTGTCTTGTACGCCCACAAAACACTTGGTAGTTCTTCtagccatataccctttgccccctcgagtcgagtcttgataattttaagcaaagatcggtttgtgacctcaacctATCCGTTAGCCTGTGGGCGGGCGGGCAGGGAGTAATGTTTCTTAATCCCTAATTGCGAGCAAAAGTCTCTGAATGCGTCGTTGTCGAACTGCTTCCCATTGTTTGAGACCAATACCCTTGGTATACCGTAGTTGCAAATgatatttttccatacaaaacTTCGTACATTTTTCTCCATGATTATGGCCAAGGCTTTTGCTttacccatttggtgaagtagtttATACCGACTACTAGGAATTTCAACTGCTTGACCGCCATTGGGAACGAGCCCATGATATCCAACCCCCACTGAGCGAATGACCATGGGGCCATCATTGGAGTGAGCTCCTCAATTGTTTGCCTTATGCGATTGTTGAACCTTTGACACTTGTCGCATGCTTTGACATATGCATGGGCATCCCTTTGCATGGTTGGCTAGTAATACCCAACCCAGATCAGTTTATGTACTAATGACCATGATCCAAAGTGGTTCCCATAAACTCCTTCATGGACTTCTCTTATGACATAATCTGCCTTTTCGGGGACAAGGCACCTTAGGTATGGTTAAGAGAAACCCCTCTTATAGAGAACATCTTTAATCAGAATGAAGCGTGCCGCTTGAACCTTCAACTTCCTTATAGCCTCCTTGTCACCTGGTAGTACACCGTCCTTTGGGTAGGATGCTATTGGTGTCGTCCAATTGTTTTCGGAGCCTATCTCCTGCACACTTGTATTGTTTATTAATAATGACATTTGGACGAAGAATAATACCTGATCGGGGATGACCTTGTGCTCTGCTGAAGTAGCCTTAGCAAGTCGGTCGGCGTGCTCATTCTCCTCACTTGGAAGTTGAACAAACTTTACTCAGAGGTAACCTAATCCTTCACGTGCTtaaggtacttcttcatccgTTCATTCTTACATTCGTAGTCTCCGTTAACCTGACTGATTACTACTTGGGAATTGCAGTATACGACCAGATTTTTTGCTCTCGCGGCCTTGGCAAGATCCAACCCTAATATCAAGGTTTTGTACTCTACTTCGTTATTGGTAGTAGGGAAATCTAGACGGACCATGCATTCAATCTTATCTCCTTCTGGGTTATAGAGTATCACACTCGCTACGCCTGCTTGCTTATTGAAGGATCTGTTTGTGTGGATGCTCCATTATGGGACCTCTTTTGCCCTTTGGCCTCCAACGTTAGTGAATTCCGCTTGTCCCTTAATGGCAGTGCGCAAGCGGTACTGTATATCGAACTCACTCAACTCTATTGTCCATAATGCCACTTGTCCGGCAACTTCAGGATTACTCATTGCTCGCCATAGGGGTTTGTTAGTCAGGACAATCACCGTGTAAGCGTGGAAGTATGGTTTGAGCTTTTGGGTTGCTGTAACTAAAGTGAAGACAAGCTTCTCCATTGGTGGGAATCTTTCCTTTGCGCCTTGGAGTGCTTGACTCGTGTAGTATACGGGCTTCTATACCTGATCTTCTTCTCTAACTAAGGCTGTGCTGATGGCCACTGAGGATACTGCTAAGTAGAGGAATAACTCTTCCCCAAGCTAGGAAGGACTTAGCAACGGAGGGGATGAGAGGTAGGTCTTCAGATCCTCGAATGCCTGCTGGCACTTGGCTGTCCATTCAAAAGATTTCTTTAGCGTGCGGAAGGTAGACACTTATCCGTCACTTTAGATACGAACCTGTTTAGCGCTGCTACCTTACCATTAAGGCTTTGTACTTCTTCCACGCTCCTTGGAGGTGCCATTTCTATTATGGCCCGAATCTTGTCTAGGTTGGCTTCGATACCCCTTTAAGACACCATGAACCCTAGGAACTTTCCTGCCGTCCCTTCGAAGGTACATTTGCCTAggttgagcttcatgttgtaggaagGAAAGGTGTCAAATGTTTCCCTTAGATCATCCAAGTGATCTTCCTCTCTTCGgcttttcaccagcatgtcgtcaaTATAGACCTGGACATTTCTCCCAATCTGCTatgcaaacatcttgttcatgagcctCTAATACGTTGTGCCTGCATTTTTTAGGCTAAATGGCATTACTTTATGGCAGAAGAGGCCCTGGCTAGTAACGAAcgaagttttctcctgatctGCTTCATCCATTCTGATCTGGGTATAGCTCGAAAAAGTGTCCATGAAGCTTAATAACTGGTGTTAAGCAGTAGAGTCAACCAGAACATCAACCTGCAAGAGGGGGTAACTATCTTTGGGGCACGCCTTATTCAGGTCGGTGAAATCTATGCATATCCTCAATTTTCCGCTggctttcttgaccatcacTACGTTTGCCAACCAGTTGGGGTAGTAAACCTCCCTAATGAAATTCGCCTCTTATAGCTTGTGAACTTCTTCTGCTATAGTTTAATCTGATTATGGGTCGAATACCTATTTCTTCTAACGAATGGGTGTAAAGGAAGGTACACGTTCAGTCTGTGCACCATGACCGAAGGGTTTATTCCCGACATGTCTTTATGGCTCCAAGTGAACACATCCCAATTATCATTGAGAAAAGTTGCTGGTGCTTGGCGGACCTTCGAGCTAGCGAGGGTACCAATCCTCATTGTTCAATCATTCCTAGAGTTGTTGAGAAGTATCTCTTTAAGCCTTTCAACGGGCTCTGTCACCGTCCaatgttcttctatgttcatggCTTGGAGGTGGTCGTCCATCTCCATCATAGCTATGTAGCATTCACGTGCAACTACCTGATTTCCACGCAGCTCCCCTACTCCATAATATGTAGGGAACTTGATCATTAAATGGTAGGTTGAGGTTATAGTCTTTCATGAATTGAGGGTAGGTCATCCTAGGATGGCATCGTAAGCAGACGAACAGTCGACCACAAGGAATGTTACATCATTCGTGATCTACTGGAGGTAGTCGCCGATAATGTGACTGCACTAAGAAGGAACACCCTTGTTCCTCCAAAACCAATGAGCGGAGCGCTCATTGGAACTAGTCGCTCTTTATCAATCCCCATCTGCTAAAATGCTAGATAGTAAATGATGTCAGCCGAGCTGCCATTGTTGACCAAAACCCAATGTGTGTTATAATCCTCTACTCGTATGCTAATGACAAGTGCATCGTCATATGGTGGTGAAGATGTCAGGCATCTTCTTTCGAGAATCCGATGACGGGGTTGTCTATTCGTACCATCTTAGGTACAGAAATCGTTAGCTGGACGTTCTGAACCATCCTGAGGTAAGTCTTACAAGCTTTTTTGGATGACCCAATAATCGTCGTGCCCCTTACAATCATTCTTATATCTCCTATGGGCGACCTGGGGCGCTCATTCTCCCGTCGAGGAGCCTGCTCTTGAGGTGGGTCCGTCCTCTCCTTGCTGACAAGCCTCTGTAGCTTTCCTTGTTTGATAAGGGCTTCAATTTGTTGTTTTAGGTCGTAATAGTCAGTTGTGTCATGGCCATGATCACGGTGAAAGCGATAATACTTGTCTCTAGACCTCTTATTTAGATCTCCCTTCAGCTTGCCAGGGAAAGTCAGAgctccttcgtccttaatctgcatcaGGACTTGGTCAATCGAGGCAGTCAGCGAAGTGAAACTCACGAATTTTCTCGTGAGGGGCATGGAACACCTGTCTTCCCACCGTTCTCTGGTCCTGGCCATCTTCCACCCCCTATCCTGCCATACATCCTCTTGTCTTTCCCTCTTCCTCGGCTTTTCTTCTCGGGCCAACAACACATCTTTggcattcatgtacttggttGCCCTGTACAGCACATCTGACATAGTTTTTGGATCGTTCTTGTATAGGGAAAAAAGGAATTTACCCTTTCTGTAATCCATTCGTGAAGGCAACCATGAGTATCTTGTCATCTGCTTCATCAATCGAGAGAGCCTCTTTGTTAAAGCGGGTGATGTAGGACCTCAGTATCTTGTCCTCCTGCTGCTTAATATTCATCAGACATGTagtggacttcttatacctgtACCCTTCGATGAAGTGTGAGGCAAACTGGGTACTTAACTCCTTGAAGGTACCAATGGAGTTGGGCGTCAGCCTGCTGAACTAGATCCTGGCGGATCCCTTCAGCGTGGTAGGGAAGGATCTGCACATGATTTCGTCTAGCACCCCTtaaaggtgcatcagggtcttgaaagaCTCCAAGTGATCTAAGAGGTCCTTGGATCCGTCATAATTTTCCACCTGCAGTATACGAAACTTTGGTGGAAGGGGGAATGTAGTGACGTATGCTGTAAATGGTGAATCAATTCGATGGACCAAGTCATCAAGGTCACTAGACACCCGTCCTCTTAGTGCATTCATCATAAAGTTCATCCGTTCCTTCATTATCTGCATCTCGGTAACTATATGAGGTGGAACCGTATTTGTGACGGATAGGCGACTCGTGTCCTGTCGCTTTGGCCTACTCGGGGCATCCGGCCTTTCTTGGTTCCTTCTCTCAACGCTGATGCCTTCTTGGTCTTCCTCTTGGGTATCCATCGTTGCGTTCTTTTGGCATAGCTATTCCTCACATTGCTGTTGTGAGGGTTTGGACTTACCTCTCTAGGGCAGTGGGTCGCGGTTCGTCGCCTTGATTGTTGTTGGTGGTTGTCATCGAacgagtaagtaccatgcaacttttTTTCCGGAAAACGATGAATATGGCTTATTTCCTGATCACCGTTTCCCACAGATGgcaccaactgatgatgccggaaATCGTCAGTAAGCCACACGATACTCACGAGCTTGAAATGACGCCTgtaaaacaacaaaagaaaaaaccctaggAGAGTCACGATACActgtgactctctctctctctctctctctctctctctctctctctctctctctctctctctctctctctctctctctctctctctctctctctctctctctctctctctctctctctctctctctctctctctctctctcagagcaaagaaaagaaaaaaaaaggtaacaaGACAGCATGTTATCTAGAAGAAATGCataagtaaataataataatcatcacAATCAGCTTCTTTCCAAAGAAGTCATCATATTTTTGTAAATGGCATCCGGCGCACGTGTGTCTCCAATCCCATGACTTCGGTCATTTGGGAAAGTTCTCATTCAGACACAGAATGAAAGGTCACATACAATTGAATTACACTATGACTTATTATTggtataatggtattttattggTTAAAGTCAACAAACAAATTGCATGGTTATTGTGACAAATCGGTCGTGTGTTTCACAAATGGGTTCAGACCTGATCAAGTTTGAGTTAACAGATCATCC of the Quercus robur chromosome 10, dhQueRobu3.1, whole genome shotgun sequence genome contains:
- the LOC126703903 gene encoding uncharacterized protein LOC126703903 codes for the protein MSDVLYRATKYMNAKDVLLAREEKPRKRERQEDVWQDRGWKMARTRERWEDRCSMPLTRKFVSFTSLTASIDQVLMQIKDEGALTFPGKLKGDLNKRSRDKYYRFHRDHGHDTTDYYDLKQQIEALIKQGKLQRLVSKERTDPPQEQAPRRENERPRSPIGDIRMIVRGTTIIGSSKKACKTYLRMVQNVQLTISVPKMVRIDNPVIGFSKEDA